AATTCATCtgaggtaattaaaaaaaaaaaaaaagacaaccaattctttctctctcttcctcctgtaTATGCATTAAGCACGGAGTGACCATATTTCCTAAAGGTGTCCCCTCCCTCCATACTGTCACTCTAATCCTACTGGCTCCCATGCACCAGAATTCTCCTTTCACTATCCTAACCCAGTCTCCTCCCTATATGGGGTTGGCATTTCCATTTGCCCCCTGCATGGTTCCTCTGCACCATACTCTACTTTTTTTTAAGGAATTATTTGTCCTGTTTGCTCTTGGCAACTGTTTAAGTTGGGAAGAGCAAACAGGTCAAATGCCTATTTTGCTAAAAAGTTAGGGTGGCTGGGAGAGGGATTAAAAAGGACTATTCTGGCCCAAAAGGGACATACGGTCTCCCTAATTAAGCATAGCATAAGGTGGTTAGCAGAGAGGTAGTTGTCTTCAGAGCCCAAACCACTGCTGTTTCTTTAGTACTTTTTGTAGATTATTGTAAGAGGGAGATGTGTTATTTTTGACCTTCCTCAGAACCTTTAAGAGTCTGTTGATTTGGACTCCATATGGTCACAGTGTGGCTATCGGTTCCTCTCTGGTGGTTGGACCTCAGAAGTTTGAGTCTGAATGGGTTTcgatctaaagcaggggtgggcaagaagtAGCCAGTGGGCCAAATGCAGCCCACCAAgttgctggatctggcccacagctgcCTCACAGGAACTCTTACCACAGAGCAGCtcaaacagctggctgctctctgctctggatgctggggagggagaggagaggcttcacatgctaccctccccacacccctGCAAAATCTCTTGGCTCCCATTGACCAATTTTGGGCAattgggagctgagaaattttgctgggtcACAGGCAGCAAGCGAAGCCTCCTacttctctccctccaccccctcactgaagcagccagccattttgaccaacctgggactgcagcagcagagcctgtCTTGAGTTCCTGCAGGACATCTGGCTGGGAGatgcctaggtaagcacctcctagccagagcctgcctccccccaactacctgctccaggccaccacccaaatcctctgtacctgctctccccacctcctccaggtcacaactccctcatggaccctgcactgcctcctgtacctctcccccaggccagataCTCTCCTGCATTCCAAGACCATGCTCCAGATCACAACGCTCTCCTTCACTGAAACTCACTCTCAGATCtcaaaccctctcctgcaccccagtctcttgccCCAACCTTCCTCTGTCGCTGAGCTAGCGTCCCCTCcatagaaatgtggcccttgaccactttccaaaatcttggagtggcctcccattaAACAATATTGCCCATCCCTTAACTATGGGTTTCTTACTGTGATCCTGCTGCCAACAGATCATCAGCAGGCATCACATTGTGCTGGCATAAAAGCAATCTGACAAACCCTCCTGAAGCCTCTATCCCACTTTGTTTACAAGTTTTGTATGCTTAATATCTTTTAATGGTATTTTTGTAGAAAATAGAATAGCACTGACTCTATTTCTAAATTTTGTAATAGAAGAATGGTGGAAATGACAAGTTTCCAAAAGCTTCATCTCCTTTGAAACAAGAAGAGACCCATTCTCAATCTTCCACTGAACAAGTAAGAAATGTTTGTTTAACTTTGATGTTTTTTAGCCATGCATCCTTCTTGCCATCTCAGCAATATTGCTCTTTGTATTGTGGCAGTGCTCAATGCCCCCAGTGAGGATTGGAAACTCATTATACAAAGTGTTGTATGAAGACCTAGTCCCTATTCAAAAAGATGTCAGTTTAATTGTAAGGATCATTCCAGGAGTGTTTGAGTAAAGGGTTAATTCACATGTACCTTTTTAATGAAtactattttctctttttttttcccccctccagctATTACACCTTCTGTGGCTTTCTTAGAGACTAATATCATTCCATCTACAATATTTCCAGTTCCTGCTGATCTAGGAAATGGTTTAACTTTATTTATGTTTTGATCGCACCTGTAAGCTTTGTGGTTGTTACCATTCACTGATATTCATctagaatcagagaacactagaactggaaaggacctcgagaggtcatcgagtccagtcccctgccctcacggcgggaccaagcactgtcttggccagtgtttcttaaactttttgagaccatggaacaccaaacaatattattTTCTTATGCAGAGCACCTACGGAAATTTCCTTACAAAAACAAACCTGTTGTCAGACAGACAAAAAAGTAACAAACAAAGAGGTCGccgcacacctgcgagttgttaacggaacaccagtgttccattGAACGTAGCTTAAGAAACactagtctagaccatccctgatagatgtctgtctaatctgctcttgtagaatctccatctctggagatatttaacctccctaggcaatttattccagtgtttaaccaccctgatagttgggaagcttttcttaatgtccaacctaaacttcccatgctgcagtttaagcccattgcttcttgtcctatcctcagaggccaaggagaacaattttgctccctcctccttgtgacacccttttagatacttgaaaaccgctatcatgtcccctctcagtcttctcctttccaaactaaataagcccagttctttaaatcttccctcatagctcatgttctctagactgttaatcattcttgctgctcttatctagaccttctccaatttctccacatccttcttgaaatgtggtgcccagaactggacacaatactctgagGCCAATACTCTCcaacagcacagagtagagcagaagaatgatacTGTGCTACAGTACTATCTGAGCAGGCCCACTTGCTTCATTTAGTCAGTAGTTTGTTTCTCTGTTTCTGGTTTTgaaaaacagtaaaataaatgTTATAGTTGTGACAGTTGCTGAATTTACTGCCTGAAGATAGAAGTCTGCTATTTACTTACAGCAGGAGTACAGCCTTTTCTGGAGAGGTAATCCCTAGGATGAGAGGGTAGTTTGATCTCCATGGATATTCAGTAAACAAGACTAAAATTAGCTACACACATTTAGGATTCCTGTCTTGTCAGTAGATTCTTAGCTAATGTTACTAGATGGTGGTGTGCTACTGTGATAGTGGCAGTCCAGTTAAGTCTCTGAATTGTCAAACCTTGGTGAATTGAATGGCATTCAGGCTCTTCTAAGTAAGGATTATCTGTGAGCCCTACTAACTTCATTTGGTCTCTTTGCTTTGTAGAAACTGACCGAACGCTTACCATGTGTAAATCCAACTCCCTCTCCTGTCTTCTCTGAGGTGCATTTGCCTCCTACTGTGCCTTCTATTCCAACCATTGTGCCAGCTTGGCAAAATGAGCCAACTTATGGACCAACAGGTTTGAAGAAATATTCTTTGGTCTACTTCAGAGACTTAACACTTCTCATTCAAAGTGGTCTGTGTGTGAAAATGACTTAGAATTGTCTGTGGGTGGGTTTTGAAAAGCAGACCTTGAATGATAATTAGATGCTCAGCTcttagctgcttttgaaaattcccttCGTCTTTAGTTGTCTATATAAACATGTCATTGCTATTCTCGGACTCTTaagcaggagaagggggaagtattagctgcccgttattttgaaatattttttgaaataacggacgcactatttcggcatcctggCAACCCTCGTTCCagcgtgctatttcaaaatggatttgaaataagatacgtaatttgcatagctcaaattgaatATCTTACTTTGAGTTTAGAGTGCGACATagaccttagggtgcatctacacaacatccttattttgaggtaattttgaaataaagcgctattatGAAACattcttgtgcaatgaggtttacagggacatcagaatagtgagcccgttatatttcaatttcgggcttgctcttaagacacagaatagctatttcagaatgccCTTAGAGATTCAGCTGTAAGATTCAATTCCCTTTTGTCTTCAgtcatgttttgtttttgtttttttaaataatatgagCGATAAGATTTTTGTTTTACAGTCACTTCCTGAAAATTATTGTTTTGAGACTTAGTTTTTCTTCAGCTTCATTTCAGGACTTGTAGCCTTTTGTATCACCATAAATAATTTATCTTCCTGATGTTTTAATCCTTTAGAGAGAGATAAGATAGCAACTAATGTACTTTAATCAATTTCTGTGTATTCATTTCTTACACTCTTTCCTCTTTCTTAGGTATTCCAACCCAAATACCTGTTTCTTCATTGATGCCGGCCCCGACAACTGGACCTGATTCTGTTGTATCCCAGGCAACATCTGCTCCAGTTGCTGGAGTTCCTTTGTCATTACAAACAGTTAACCAGCCTTTAATGCCTTTGCCTCCGACACTGAATCCTTATCAGGACCCATTGTTCCCCGGATTTCCTTTTAGTGAAAAGGGGGAGAGAGCCATTGCGCCACCTTATTCCCTGTGTAATACTGGTGACGATCTGCCTAAAGGTAAGAAACCTTTACAATCTGCACTTTTTCTaatgaaatgtatttaaaaatctgGATGGAGGAGAATCAAATACATTCCTTCAATTTGTTTCTATAAGTGTTGAAAGAGTTAACAATTCCTGTGCTACCATTCTTTATATAAAAATAAGTACATTATACTGTTCATTTTTAGCTTGTATTATTAATGGTAATTATTTTAAGTGGCGATATTCATAACTTTATTGTGAAATTTTCATGGCCCATAATCTGACAATtgattcttcttctttttttttgcaTCCAgaaaagtctgatttttttttttttttttttttaatgtagcttatatttaaaaaaaaaaaaaaaaaaagacttttgacATCTGTTCCCTGGTATGGCAGTGGAAAATAGCAGGTGAAATCTCATGTTATTTTAATCAGAAATTTGAACTAGCCATTTTCTTACTGATCTGGGGAATGCATATTTTAGCACCTTAAAAATACAAGGCGTTAATCTACAATATGCCACACCTGACTGGACAGTGTGTTCATTTGGTTAACATAACTGAGCTTGGTTCCTTGAACTATTAAAACTAGAATTTAAAACTGCAGCTTATATCAGTCCAAAAGGATTTGAATCAGTAGACTGAAGTAGCAACATAAAGTAGGAAATTTACTACAACTGTAGCTGAAAATTTGTACAGGATGAGATTGTTGTTTGGGTCTGAGGCAAGTGTGCACATGCATTTTTCTGAAAGTGTTAATTGACatgatgtttgttttttattttctctaGATAAAAATATTCTTCGATTTTTCTTTAATCTTGGTGTGAAGGTAATTATCCAAACTTGTCAATGAGATTTTTCTACTTAACCCCCATTTTCCCCATTCTAAAATGATGATTTTAATAAGGAAAAAGTCAAAAATTGATTGATTTTAAAAAGAACCCTGATACTATTATGGGGATTGAGTAGTCAAGCCAGTACTGGTGATGGAAAATATAGATCTGCTTACTTTTGAGTTGCTGATTTGAATCCAGCACAAATCAAGTAATTGAATAGCATTACTATCCTGTAGCTGTTTGGTGACCTGTGTAGAAAGAAGCTTGGTGGACAGTTTTCAGAGGACACATGTTCATGTCATGATCACAAGTCACAAAAATTGTGACTGTTTTGGCTGGCAGCTGAGAGACTAAAGATTGAATGGATCATGGGGAGGAAGCTCCAATCCCTACTGctgggtaattggctaatcatgtagttgatagaaATTTTATTGACACCACAATTAAATGATAAAGGAAGGTGCTCTGTATTGGCTTGTAGCTGGGTCCAGGAGCGgtgcctgctgtggctctgcattttaaatattataAGAACTAATTTTAACATGCAGAGGTTGAGCGGGAGCAGCTGCTGGGACTAGTAATGCTGTGGCTCTTcaagagctgcctggctcttattatatttaaaatgcagagccgcagcaatcCCAGACTGGGTGCAAGCCAGAAGTGAGCTGGGCTTGCTGAATTCCAttctcatgctgggtccagcagtccctgttTATGGGGAGGTCCTAGTTTCCCACTGGGattccctgcagacaggggctgctccatcaGATGTGGAGTAGCCTCTATTTGCGGCAAGCCTGCATGGGCAGAGGCTTCTTCACTgcagcctcctctgctccccaccccacctcgcGCTGCTGCCTTGGATAGAGGTCAGGGGGCAGCACCAaagggatggtgctgggggggaaccagcttttaagccagcacgagcttctgatacagaggtagcaagaggaagtggaaatgtgagtagtcaactagttgctcggATCCCAACTCGCTCACAGAGTTGACAATGTTGTGCGACCGTAACCAATTCTTTccatatttgaaaatatattggGTTTTTCCATTATAACCTTAACAGGTGGGTTTCTAACTGTTGCTCTATAACTGGAGCATCCTTGTAAGGGCTAATCTCAGTGGGGAAATTTATCAGCATATTTATACTGCTATGGTTATACCAGTGTAACTGCCCATGGGAACACACTTGCTCTGGAATAAGTATACCTTTTTCCAGTATAGCCTTTGGCACTTCGGAAGTAGTATTAAACTAGAAAAAGGCAGGATTATTCCATAAGGGCTCATAAGGGCAATTATACTACTatatttatactggtataactataCGGTAAATTTTCCCATATATTAAAACACTGTGTCACCCCTTTCCTGCCTGTTCTACCTAGCTTATGTtaatatattttctcaattttaaaTCCAGTTTAATTAGCAATTTTTGTTTGACTAGGGACACAGTATGTATACCATTGTAGTAAGGGGTGTATCAGTATTTCCATTCTACCCTTAAAATTTTAGGGGAAGCAATTTTTCAAACTTTATCATAAAACCTGTGATCCTAGATGTGGTACACTTGGCTTCATCTGCAGATTAAAatggtttgtgttttttttttttttttttttaatgaccaaATCTAGGGGAAAAAAGATCTCTTGGGCTGTCGTAATTAAAGAACGAAAAGGGAGAAGTTGGTGATTTTGATAACTTTGTATAGCTAGTCAAAGTCTCTGGTTTGATTAATAGAAAATGAGCTAGCCAATAGTTAATGTAACAGTCGTAATAATATAGATGACTAAAGGATTAGCCGATAAGTGGGTTCTTATTGGTTAATGTTATCAACTACATGCAACACTCTTCTcttgcgtgccccccccccccttcctcccagtaaGCTTTATAGTGGGCTGGGTGACCGTAAGCTTTATAGcgggagcaaaatgcaggacaatgtagcactttaaagactaacaagatggtttattagatgatgagctttcgtgggccagacccacttcctcagatcaaaacattttgatctgaggaagtgggtctggcccacgaaagctcatcatctaataaaccatcttgttagtctttaaagtgctacattgtcctttaTAGTGGGCTGGTTCAGACCCAGCTCATGTCAGGACCCAATGTCAACCCCTGCACTGGCTCTTAGTGCTTAttagtgcagagccacagcagggattgATGCCAGttcctggcacaagccaggactcagcctgcctgcctgcttgtgcATCGGCTCTTAATACTGGGACTCGGCATCAACACCGCTGCAGCACTGCAGTACAAGTGCTTGAAGGGCAGAGCCAGTAGTTGCTagacctggcaggagctgggattgAGTGCTACCCCTTATCGATTGTATAATCGATAAATTTTTTTGTCGATTACACAATTAACGAATTATACTCTTCTTAACATCCCATGTTATTGCTATGTATGTTACAAATCTTTTATTTCTTAGATCTAAGTGTGAAACTCAGGTTGTGGGTCATATGATTTCCAATTAAGTGggatcctgctcctcccccctgctttgggctgcccctccccatgtgtgtgtggggggaacgGGAGACAGTTTGTCCAGTGCACGGGGGGGGCACTGGTGTTTGCACACATGGCTATTGCTGCCGGCCCCCACACTgcctgctctgagcagggggctgctcttggGTACTAGTTAACcagtacctggtaagcatcacctgttttCATCCCTAATGAGAACATGTACTGGCTGAAGTACAATGGCTCACTAGGCAAAGGGTAGAATTGCTGGCAACCTTAAAGGGCAGATATGTCCTTTTCTCTCACTGAATGTCCTAATTTGGAATGTCATGATAACCTGACTTTGGTTATCATGCCACAGACAGCCACTGGTAAAATTCTTAGTGTCCTACAGGCTCCTTCCATAGACATGGTAATCCTCCCAGGAGATGATGTGCAAACTGTCTATTTTCTGTTAGTTTATATTAGGTGGTAGGAATCCACTTAATGGGATGTAAAATGTGACCTAGCCTAAACATGGTTTTTGAAATCTGGCAATTAACCTCATTTCAGATGTTGACATGTTTCAAGATGAGGTAACTCTGTTTTCCCCCCCTCAGGATTTTGAGAGAATGGGTATGTGGGTTGTGTTTTTAACATCTGATTCAGTAAACACCTAAAGAACCTGAACACACTTGAAAAGCTTAGCTGCAACTGAACTTTCGCTATTATGGTTTGTTAGTTTGTGTTAAGCATTTTGACAGCATTCTTTCTGTATAtttaaactgttttctcttttacATAGCAatagggattttaaaaaatagaaagacGGTTGTAAAACCATAAAAATTGGTCAGGAGACTTGAGGGCAGATATATTGTATACAAAATTACTTttaactctttcaaaataagtaattTGTCAATGTGAAATCTAATTTGACAGTGTAATATTTTACATCTGAAACATCTTTGTTTTGCAGGCATACAGCTGTCCCATGTGGGCACCACATTCTTACTTGTACCCTCTGCATCAGGCCTATCTAGCTTCTTGTAGAATGTACCCAAAAGTGTCAGTTCCTGTATACCCTCACAACCCTTGGTTCCAAGAGGCTCCACCAAATCCAAATGAAAACGAAACAGCACAAACAGACAGACATTTTCCTATGCAAAATGAGGCCAAATCTGGTGATCACAGTCCACAAATTGACACTAGGTCTCCATCATTGCCTCTGATGATATCTACAGCTCAGGTGTCAGAAAGTCAAGGACAGGTCTGTGTAAACTCTGAGAACCCAGTGCAAGCGCTTCAGTCAGATCAAGATGAGTCAGTAGGAGGAAAAAACATGTTCCTGCACCCACCATTTGGACACAATCAGTTTTTAGGAGCTGTTCCAATAGCACCTCCTTTTTTCCCTCACTTTTGGTATGGATACCCATTTCCAGGTTTTATGGAAAATTCTGTAGTGAGAGCTAATGTTATGTCACCTGAAGACACAGAGGCAGCTGTTAGCCCCTCAGCAAATAGATCTCTGACTAAAGAATGCAGTATTCCAGTTCCAGCAGCGAGCTGTGTGGAGCATCTTCAGAAAGCAATGAGTGAAAGTAACTCTAAGGCCACACCTCTCTCTGTGGCCGGTTTGACCAGTGAATGTGATGTCCTGAATGAAACCTCAACCAGGATGCCTAAGGTGGAGCAAATCTGTACTGCTGTTTCTCCTGCTAAACAAGTAAAGCCTGCACTACAAAATCGCTCTACACAGATGCAGGGGAATGAGAGGCAAACAGTAGTCTCACATGCCTCACCATCAGTAACTGAGCCATCAAAAAATGAACTTAAAAGTCGTAAGGAAAAGCCAGAGAAAGCCAGAGATTCCAAGGCTACTGATAACTTACATGCCAATGTCGTAGAAAGCAGGACACACAGAACAAGGGAAGAGAGCTCTGAAGATGAAAATGAGGTGTCTGATATGCTGAGAAGTGGTAGATCCAAGCAATTTTATAATCAAACTTATGGCGGTGGCAGAAGGCCAAGAAATGAATGGGGCTACCCTTCTAGTAGGGGAGGATACCAGTACCCAAGAAATGAGGAAGCCTGGAAAGGACAACCCAACAGAAGCAGAGATGAAGGTTACCAATATAACCGAAATCTTAGAGGGAGGCCATATAGAAATGATAGAAGGAGGGCAACCATGGGAGAGAACCAGAGGGGACATCTAGCATAGGGATATCTTCTTGGAAGGTTtcaaatgcaaatacaaatttaATGTATAGACTCTAAAATCTTCCCAGGTTTTTTGTTCTACAATGGGGTATATTTGTACACTCAGAGTAAGGCCTGGGAGAACAAACTCCTAGTCCTAGCATTACATTTCTTGGCAATTAAATACATTTTGGTTTAGCATTTTTTTCCAATTTCTGGAAGtagaaaataaaattgttttaaaatataaaaacaatacaGGTTTAatattgaattttttttccatagaAGTTTGTGTTACAATAAAATGTTCACTGGAGTGACATACAGTATTTGACATGATCTAGGTTCTAAAACTGGTAGTGTTGCaccaaatatatatgtatattttatcATACGATACCTTCGTTCTAAACTGAGCTAAAGGAATTCAGTCTATCGTACTGTTTTTGATATGCTTCCAACCCAAAGGCCTTTCATCTCAAAATCTGTCAAACTTGAATGTTTCTCTTTCGTGTGTTACATCTATGGCATTGGGCTAGCTGTGTCGTAGATATGTTGTATATAGTTCTTTTAATAGTCATAGGGCatatttttgaattttaaaaagcatttgttGAGAGTCAAGAATAGCTGTGTGAATTGAAAATTAAATGGAATGGCTGTTTCCACCAAGAATTCTTAACACTGATGTGACTATAATGGTGCCTATGCCAACAAAATATTTACAAAGACAATAAAAATGTAGATGCTATGCATTTCCAAAATATTCTGCATCTGTTATAATAGCAGAAGTTTTTTAATGCCACTTTAACACTAATGCACTGACAAATCCTAAATATTTTGTGAGCAGAGATGCataaaatgttactttttttttaagtttgtatgGTGAGCTACTGTTGAGTTCTTTGTTGTTGCACTGTTGATGCATATTGGTTACGCTTTGCATGTACAACTCATTGCTGaaactactttttaaaaacaggataGATGTGTTTTCAAAATATATGCTCTAGAATTCAGAAGAAAACAGCCTCTgccttatatttttacactgtcAGAGTTCTGATTGCTGTTTCTTCTGACTCTTAAAGATTTCTGCAGTGTTCCTGATTATTGCCTTTGCAGCTGGGATACTCAGCTATCCAAACTCAGAGAGTGCAGTGTGCACAGTATTCACTCAGCTCTGTTGCTTTGTAAAATTAATTGTTGTGTATATTTTTATATCTCTGTATATACCAGTGTAAAAGGTGATGGTGCCCTTTTATTCATGTCTATGCGATTGTATACCTTTTGATCAGGAAACTTGAGTGATACTGTTATACATGTGACAAAGCAATTTTTTTCAGATGCATGTTGTGTATAAAACacctaattaaaaataaatgtttgtccTTTCACTTTCTTTAAAACTATAGCCTGCAAGGATGCTGTGAAAAACAACAATGAAGGGCTCTACTAAACTTTTGCTTCCCTGTTCATATTCAATGAATACATAAACTAATGGGGGAACAAATAATGTTAAGCTACTCTTTACTTTGTgtagtgtttgttttgtttgttttggctgaTCTGTAAAATGGTGCTATTTGAACTCAATCCATTGCTCACTGACTTCTGTGGGCTCTGAAATAGATGCAGTCACATGTGCCTTTGTATGTATTATGAGGGGTGTGTAACATTTGATTTAAATTTCTCATTGTAGGAAAGTGCACTTTTCTAGAAACTTTTCTCAAGGGCTGATGTTCAACAGGAGTATAATAGCATTGGAAGGAATGGACTGTTGAAAGGAAAAGTGATTTGCAGGACTCTAACATTAACCTTGCACCCTGTCCCTTTGCTTTATCATGTATaaaggagggtgtgtgtgtgtgtgtgtgagagagagagtgagagtgacagacagacagagagagagagacagacagagaaaaATAATGAATGTCAAGTCTAGCTATCTTTGGTTTTGTTGGAAGACCTGTTGGGCAAAGAAAGTCCCAAAACTTGTTTATCGGCCATCAACTATAAGGATGTGATTCAGCAAGAGTTCTTAAGC
Above is a window of Pelodiscus sinensis isolate JC-2024 chromosome 5, ASM4963464v1, whole genome shotgun sequence DNA encoding:
- the OTUD4 gene encoding OTU domain-containing protein 4 isoform X2; its protein translation is MEAACKSDGGEQSHPRSSVEAPGDASMDSYLRSQGLYRKRVAKDGSCLFRAVAEQVLHSQSRHVDVRNACINYLRKNREKFEAFIEGPFEEYLKCLENPQEWVGQVEISALSLMYKKDFIIYQEPNASPSHVTENGFPDQVLLCFSNGNHYDIVYPIEYTQRAALCQSLLYELLYEKVFCIGVNKILVELSMTEENNGNSEVSDSDSEDNCKSKTTAVTDMNGLKSLSGSKHLKNNGNPTSFLPKKILKSLNPSVYRNVEYEVWLQSKQDQQKRDFSIAAGMQYSVGDKCKVRLDPNGKYYNAHIQEVCSDNGPFVVFVEELGEKHSVSLKSLKPLPQASPMEGWNTVSGKKIKKFSSACGQNVQSADCRGPKNQSKPIKTQSVLSPRQQYAVGTRQHQFSCSGSQSQQISTEHKTLGRNPSQPVRKPDRERAEDVDYISRDCNYFGLSPEERREKQAIEESRSLYEIQQRDEQAFPALSNHSVCQAATQTADTSIKLPAVTERRNSRWKSDMEEQKDKDGIKGNVFWIKDSNSRQIHLSQKFESNSSEKNGGNDKFPKASSPLKQEETHSQSSTEQKLTERLPCVNPTPSPVFSEVHLPPTVPSIPTIVPAWQNEPTYGPTGIPTQIPVSSLMPAPTTGPDSVVSQATSAPVAGVPLSLQTVNQPLMPLPPTLNPYQDPLFPGFPFSEKGERAIAPPYSLCNTGDDLPKDKNILRFFFNLGVKAYSCPMWAPHSYLYPLHQAYLASCRMYPKVSVPVYPHNPWFQEAPPNPNENETAQTDRHFPMQNEAKSGDHSPQIDTRSPSLPLMISTAQVSESQGQVCVNSENPVQALQSDQDESVGGKNMFLHPPFGHNQFLGAVPIAPPFFPHFWYGYPFPGFMENSVVRANVMSPEDTEAAVSPSANRSLTKECSIPVPAASCVEHLQKAMSESNSKATPLSVAGLTSECDVLNETSTRMPKVEQICTAVSPAKQVKPALQNRSTQMQGNERQTVVSHASPSVTEPSKNELKSRKEKPEKARDSKATDNLHANVVESRTHRTREESSEDENEVSDMLRSGRSKQFYNQTYGGGRRPRNEWGYPSSRGGYQYPRNEEAWKGQPNRSRDEGYQYNRNLRGRPYRNDRRRATMGENQRGHLA
- the OTUD4 gene encoding OTU domain-containing protein 4 isoform X1, which produces MEAACKSDGGEQSHPRSSVEAPGDASMDSYLRSQGLYRKRVAKDGSCLFRAVAEQVLHSQSRHVDVRNACINYLRKNREKFEAFIEGPFEEYLKCLENPQEWVGQVEISALSLMYKKDFIIYQEPNASPSHVTENGFPDQVLLCFSNGNHYDIVYPIEYTQRAALCQSLLYELLYEKVFCIGVNKILVELSMTEENNGNSEVSDSDSEDNCKSKTTAVTDMNGLKSLSGSKHLKNNGNPTSFLPKKILKSLNPSVYRNVEYEVWLQSKQDQQKRDFSIAAGMQYSVGDKCKVRLDPNGKYYNAHIQEVCSDNGPFVVFVEELGEKHSVSLKSLKPLPQASPMEGWNTVSGKKIKKFSSACGQNVQSEADCRGPKNQSKPIKTQSVLSPRQQYAVGTRQHQFSCSGSQSQQISTEHKTLGRNPSQPVRKPDRERAEDVDYISRDCNYFGLSPEERREKQAIEESRSLYEIQQRDEQAFPALSNHSVCQAATQTADTSIKLPAVTERRNSRWKSDMEEQKDKDGIKGNVFWIKDSNSRQIHLSQKFESNSSEKNGGNDKFPKASSPLKQEETHSQSSTEQKLTERLPCVNPTPSPVFSEVHLPPTVPSIPTIVPAWQNEPTYGPTGIPTQIPVSSLMPAPTTGPDSVVSQATSAPVAGVPLSLQTVNQPLMPLPPTLNPYQDPLFPGFPFSEKGERAIAPPYSLCNTGDDLPKDKNILRFFFNLGVKAYSCPMWAPHSYLYPLHQAYLASCRMYPKVSVPVYPHNPWFQEAPPNPNENETAQTDRHFPMQNEAKSGDHSPQIDTRSPSLPLMISTAQVSESQGQVCVNSENPVQALQSDQDESVGGKNMFLHPPFGHNQFLGAVPIAPPFFPHFWYGYPFPGFMENSVVRANVMSPEDTEAAVSPSANRSLTKECSIPVPAASCVEHLQKAMSESNSKATPLSVAGLTSECDVLNETSTRMPKVEQICTAVSPAKQVKPALQNRSTQMQGNERQTVVSHASPSVTEPSKNELKSRKEKPEKARDSKATDNLHANVVESRTHRTREESSEDENEVSDMLRSGRSKQFYNQTYGGGRRPRNEWGYPSSRGGYQYPRNEEAWKGQPNRSRDEGYQYNRNLRGRPYRNDRRRATMGENQRGHLA